One Setaria viridis chromosome 3, Setaria_viridis_v4.0, whole genome shotgun sequence DNA window includes the following coding sequences:
- the LOC117846866 gene encoding uncharacterized protein isoform X3, translating to MPKMNSGDRDGPEKPGWAGSGPSKQALLPRCYRFIHGDAAAAAAAAISAFPVFSFPEGAAARTHAPLQKQHGSTPTSALPPSTPPPPAACPQEGGWNQLRMSCQKLSRQSLHMVLRRRPDLYSLSRMDVSTLFYPSNAEAIAAEAKAKEEYQEKNGRSNIMLPTMERLPDPSINYQPFRSDVSYPDVFSLFGESSDNILCSDAAGFTAIYNAGVPLLPEHARDELTQGTQTRGRAVHPPHCCPRQV from the exons ATGCCCAAGATGAACTCGG GCGATCGAGATGGGCCGGAAAAGCCTGGATGGGCCGGGAGTGGGCCATCCAAACAGGCCTTGCTTCCTCGCTGCTATCGCTTCATtcacggcgacgccgccgccgccgccgccgccgctatctCCGCCTTCCCCGTCTTCTCGTTCCCCGAGGGCGCCGCCGCAAGGACACACGCGCCCTTGCAAAAGCAGCACGGATCGACGCCGACGAGCGCCCTGCCCCCGTCcactcctccgccgcctgcgGCCTGCCCTCAAG AAGGAGGCTGGAATCAACTGAGGATGAGCTGCCAGAAGCTGAGCCGTCAGTCTCTGCACATGGTGTTACGCCGCCGGCCTGACCTGTATTCGCTGAGCCGCATGGACGTGTCGACGCTCTTCTACCCTTCGAACGCAGAAGCGATCGCAGCGGAGGCGAAAGCCAAGGAGGAATATCAGGAGAAGAACGGCCGCAGCAATATCATGCTACCAACAATGGAGAGGTTGCCTGATCCGAGCATAAACTACCAGCCATTCAGATCGGACGTTTCCTACCCCGACGTGTTCTCACTCTTTGGCGAGAGCAGCGACAACATCCTGTGCTCCGATGCGGCGGGTTTCACCGCCATCTACAACGCGGGAGTCCCACTCCTTCCTGAGCATGCCCGTGATGAGCTCACCCAAGGGACGCAGACGCGTGGCCGTGCCGTCCATCCCCCGCACTGCTGCCCACGTCAGGTCTGA
- the LOC117846866 gene encoding uncharacterized protein isoform X1: MQSMTLSLVHGLECPLTAPTGCAPWAHLTCLPVMKHVGLDFTPPKNWMLMTVAVVNLGSRRFCVARFFDILDDLGEYRSHVVVFTGVEVVPEKLGLGMLKNKPERDRDGPEKPGWAGSGPSKQALLPRCYRFIHGDAAAAAAAAISAFPVFSFPEGAAARTHAPLQKQHGSTPTSALPPSTPPPPAACPQEGGWNQLRMSCQKLSRQSLHMVLRRRPDLYSLSRMDVSTLFYPSNAEAIAAEAKAKEEYQEKNGRSNIMLPTMERLPDPSINYQPFRSDVSYPDVFSLFGESSDNILCSDAAGFTAIYNAGVPLLPEHARDELTQGTQTRGRAVHPPHCCPRQV; the protein is encoded by the exons ATGCAGAGTATGACACTGAGCTTGGTACATGGCTTGGAGTGTCCCTTGACAGCCCCAACAGGCTGTGCGCCGTGGGCACATCTGACATGCCTACCGGTGATGAAGCATGTCGGGCTAGATTTTACCCCGCCGAAGAATTGGATGCTGATGACTGTGGCCGTGGTGAACCTGGGCTCAAGGAGGTTTTGCGTTGCCAGGTTCTTCGATATTTTGGATGACCTAGGCGAGTATAGGTCTCATGTGGTTGTCTTCACTGGTGTGGAGGTGGTGCCCGAGAAACTCGGACTCGGAATGTTGAAGAACAAGCCTGAAC GCGATCGAGATGGGCCGGAAAAGCCTGGATGGGCCGGGAGTGGGCCATCCAAACAGGCCTTGCTTCCTCGCTGCTATCGCTTCATtcacggcgacgccgccgccgccgccgccgccgctatctCCGCCTTCCCCGTCTTCTCGTTCCCCGAGGGCGCCGCCGCAAGGACACACGCGCCCTTGCAAAAGCAGCACGGATCGACGCCGACGAGCGCCCTGCCCCCGTCcactcctccgccgcctgcgGCCTGCCCTCAAG AAGGAGGCTGGAATCAACTGAGGATGAGCTGCCAGAAGCTGAGCCGTCAGTCTCTGCACATGGTGTTACGCCGCCGGCCTGACCTGTATTCGCTGAGCCGCATGGACGTGTCGACGCTCTTCTACCCTTCGAACGCAGAAGCGATCGCAGCGGAGGCGAAAGCCAAGGAGGAATATCAGGAGAAGAACGGCCGCAGCAATATCATGCTACCAACAATGGAGAGGTTGCCTGATCCGAGCATAAACTACCAGCCATTCAGATCGGACGTTTCCTACCCCGACGTGTTCTCACTCTTTGGCGAGAGCAGCGACAACATCCTGTGCTCCGATGCGGCGGGTTTCACCGCCATCTACAACGCGGGAGTCCCACTCCTTCCTGAGCATGCCCGTGATGAGCTCACCCAAGGGACGCAGACGCGTGGCCGTGCCGTCCATCCCCCGCACTGCTGCCCACGTCAGGTCTGA
- the LOC117846866 gene encoding uncharacterized protein isoform X2, whose protein sequence is MQSMTLSLVHGLECPLTAPTGCAPWAHLTCLPVMKHVGLDFTPPKNWMLMTVAVVNLGSRRFCVARFFDILDDLGEYRSHVVVFTGVEVVPEKLGLGMLKNKPERDRDGPEKPGWAGSGPSKQALLPRCYRFIHGDAAAAAAAAISAFPVFSFPEGAAARTHAPLQKQHGSTPTSALPPSTPPPPAACPQGGWNQLRMSCQKLSRQSLHMVLRRRPDLYSLSRMDVSTLFYPSNAEAIAAEAKAKEEYQEKNGRSNIMLPTMERLPDPSINYQPFRSDVSYPDVFSLFGESSDNILCSDAAGFTAIYNAGVPLLPEHARDELTQGTQTRGRAVHPPHCCPRQV, encoded by the exons ATGCAGAGTATGACACTGAGCTTGGTACATGGCTTGGAGTGTCCCTTGACAGCCCCAACAGGCTGTGCGCCGTGGGCACATCTGACATGCCTACCGGTGATGAAGCATGTCGGGCTAGATTTTACCCCGCCGAAGAATTGGATGCTGATGACTGTGGCCGTGGTGAACCTGGGCTCAAGGAGGTTTTGCGTTGCCAGGTTCTTCGATATTTTGGATGACCTAGGCGAGTATAGGTCTCATGTGGTTGTCTTCACTGGTGTGGAGGTGGTGCCCGAGAAACTCGGACTCGGAATGTTGAAGAACAAGCCTGAAC GCGATCGAGATGGGCCGGAAAAGCCTGGATGGGCCGGGAGTGGGCCATCCAAACAGGCCTTGCTTCCTCGCTGCTATCGCTTCATtcacggcgacgccgccgccgccgccgccgccgctatctCCGCCTTCCCCGTCTTCTCGTTCCCCGAGGGCGCCGCCGCAAGGACACACGCGCCCTTGCAAAAGCAGCACGGATCGACGCCGACGAGCGCCCTGCCCCCGTCcactcctccgccgcctgcgGCCTGCCCTCAAG GAGGCTGGAATCAACTGAGGATGAGCTGCCAGAAGCTGAGCCGTCAGTCTCTGCACATGGTGTTACGCCGCCGGCCTGACCTGTATTCGCTGAGCCGCATGGACGTGTCGACGCTCTTCTACCCTTCGAACGCAGAAGCGATCGCAGCGGAGGCGAAAGCCAAGGAGGAATATCAGGAGAAGAACGGCCGCAGCAATATCATGCTACCAACAATGGAGAGGTTGCCTGATCCGAGCATAAACTACCAGCCATTCAGATCGGACGTTTCCTACCCCGACGTGTTCTCACTCTTTGGCGAGAGCAGCGACAACATCCTGTGCTCCGATGCGGCGGGTTTCACCGCCATCTACAACGCGGGAGTCCCACTCCTTCCTGAGCATGCCCGTGATGAGCTCACCCAAGGGACGCAGACGCGTGGCCGTGCCGTCCATCCCCCGCACTGCTGCCCACGTCAGGTCTGA